From the genome of Solanum pennellii chromosome 6, SPENNV200:
ATTATCCTTTTTAAAACGGAGAGagattattcaattttattttattttaaggaataaaatactcaaattgtctttattttttgcttttggAATTTATATGATACGTGATtctatatttcataaaatataaaattattctttttgttttccaacatacaaaaaaggaaatatttggaaaaaaggaTAAGATTGGTAAGGATCCGAATCGCCGCTATATTCAAACCCGTTTACTCTGGTCCTTCCACTTCTTACTCAAAAATCACTGAATTCAGATTCACTTCTCTCCAAATTTCATCATCAGCAACAGATTCATCTAGGTATCTTTCAAATGcttcaaattttgatgaaaaagattgcttttttatacatttttctgATGCATGTTACGGTTGAGTATTGCGATTAATCTGAATTTTGAGTTTTCTAGGTTAATTTGCATAGACATTATCTCTTTTTTTGTAATGTGGTGTGTTGATTATCCGTTTGTATTCGTTCATGTGTTTGAAGGAATTTGTGGATGTGACTAAGTGAATTGTCTGTGAATGTGAATATGCTTCTGTTTATATCTTGGGGAATGTGAACAGTTGTGAAGTACTCCCTggtttcaactttttttgaCTTGTACGAGTTTGAGAAATTTAAAAGaacttttgaataattaaagaTATGTAGAGTGTATCAAAATGTACTTTTTGATGTTGTGGTACATTAATAGAACCAAGAGTtggtaaaaaaagaaagagacagTCTTTCGAGACGGACTAAAAAGGGAACTACgagaaacaaattgaaatggagggagtatgaATGAAGGTTATGAGGATAATTAGTATAATGTTGATCAATTTTTAAAGTAAGTTTTCCTAATTTCTAAAGTtcagtttcttttttttagtataCCTTCTGCGTATTTGTGATTATTTGTTTCTTCTACTGAGTGGGTTTAATGAAATTTCTGTAACTAAGGTAGCCACACTCTTGATGGCCATGGCAATATTGCAGAAAAATTTCTACTGATTTCATGCTTCTGCTTTTATTAGGAAATGCATTATGAATATTCTCTAGTTTTTCTCATTTTCTGGAAAGATTCTTCAGTTATAGACTGATATTTCTCACTGAAATTTGGTTTTGTGTCATCACAGGACCTGTCTGTTAATTAGTTAAGTTGTTTCATCTCTTATTGAATGAAAACGATGCATAGCAGTAGGATTGTTGTCCAGGCATTGCCTGCCCCTGGGACTCCTGACTATTGGGACACTAAGAAGAGTAAGGGCGGTACTAAACTGAGAAAGCTGAACAGCAAAACTGCTTTTAGCAGAGGGCATTGTAACAACGATGTTGATGATGTCATCATTCCCCAGCAGtcaaaaagaataagaaacaaacaaaatagGAGAATGAATGCTGTGTGTTTTGGTATTAATAATATTGACCACGTGGTAGGAGCTCCATCTAGGACCATGAATCCAGAAAAAAATTCACATATGTGGTCTTCTGACAATATAAAATCAAGTACACAAGTAAGAAGTTGCATTGCAGACTTGAGTGCATGGaaggtaaagaaaaaaagaagcatTTTGAACAGGAAGTTCAATTCCTTGGAAAATGATGTAATTGCTTGTGAACTTGATAATGCTGCTTCTGTACCAGGGAAGAATCATTTAGATAAAGTTAGAAGTTCGGTGATGGGAGTTAACACATTCTATGAAGGAGATCTGGTGATGCACAGTAGTGAGACAGGGACATATCTGCCTAAGAATGCTTGTGATGGTGTTGAAGAAATTAGTAGGAAGAACCCCTCTAAATCTAGTGGTACTGATCATGATATTGATACTTGTGGTGATAGGTGCAGTGACATTTCTAAGGATCACATATTTGTTACTTCAGAATCAAAGTCTATCTCGGAAGTTGAAAATTATAACGAGCCAGTTCCTAATGTGGACAATAGTATGACTACtgaaagttgtgattttttcaatAATGCTGCAACTGAGATGAGGGGTCTACAAATATACCCCAGACTGGAAGTGCTGATAACTTATTCCAGGAAGAGGAGAAAGAATTCTAGTGCATCTGCTAGTAGTTTACCATCTATCATGACAGATGCTACCTCCTCTTTTCCAATTACAGAAAATAAAACTACCACCACCAGCCCAGACCATTGCCAAGTGTCCATATCATACTCCAATAATTTCCCTAAAGAGGTCATTGCCGGAGGTGGTACCCTGTTGATGGGTGTGCAACCAATGCTTTTAGAGAAGTCAGCTGGTGACAATTCATGCAGTGAAACATGGAGTAAAACGGAAATGATTCAGATTGATAATCAGATAGAGAATATCAACAGTTCAATGGCTTCTATTGAGAATGAGTCTCCAATAGACTCCAAGGCAGATAATCATGAGCAGGAGAAGAGAAATGACAAAGATGCCGTTGTCAATGTGTCATATGATTGTGAACTTTCTAAAGAGACTTCACATAATGCAGTGCCATGTGATCATAGGGTCTCCAGTGACACTTATAGTATTGTCTCAACCAATGAACCCTTGAATGGGGAAAGACAATCAGCAACTGAAGATAGTCCTTCTCAGTCAAGAGATAGGGGTTTTGTTGGTGAGAGGAGCCGAATAACAAATGTGGGTATGATCCTTCCATTCGGGAGAGCACTTAATGCACGTTCCAGCAAAAAGCTTCTTGTACTTGATGTGAATGGATTACTTGCTGATATTGTTCCGCTTCGATACATCCCTTATAGTTTGGAGGCGAATATCATTGTATCAGGGAAAGCAGGTGGATTTGGACAAACTTTGTATttcacttttcattttaattttactccTAGAAATTATTCTAACTGAGCTTTGTCTGCTGTACCAGTTTTCAAGAGGCCTTTTCATGACGATTTTCTGCAATTCTGCTTTGAGAGATTCCATGTAGGTGTATGGTCATCAAGGATCAAGTACTCTTCAAACTTTGTATTCTCGCCATAGTGACTTTATCAATATCACTACATCTGAAAACTTTCAGTAGTTTAGATGTCAACTCATGATTTTATGTGCCCCGTGTATGTTGTTGAAAAATCTGCAGGAGAAATATGGAGTTggttcttgattttcttttgggGGATGCCAAGCACAAATTGCTCTTTTGTTGGGTAAGAATTTCTCGCTTCTCTATATTTTTGTGACCTGGTGCTGGTGCTAGTTGCAACTCTAGGAGTTCAAAGCTGAGGACTTGAAAGAAAGTCTTGTGATGCTTGAACTTTAATATCAGTTGAAAACAACATTAATGAATGTGCATGATGACAGttcattatattttctaatctGTTGGCATGCATTACTAATGCATGGTTCTATAAATCTGGAGATTTGTTGGGCACCTAGGATATAACTCCTTGGAATTAGAATGAGATCCATACTTGAGAAAACATAATTTATGCTGTTGCACTGGGTTTGTTGTTGATTCCCGATTCCATTTATTCTTCGCCTTCGACTATATGAGGAAGGATATTCAGTCATGCCTAAACTTAGGGGTGTCAAATTGGCGGGTTAGAATGGATTGGTACAACAAATGGGTCATGACCCAAGCTGCCCAAAAGATACTTAGGTTAAGATGGGTTGAACGATGGGTTATAATCCAACCTGCCCAATTCTACCAAATGTTTCAATTATTTTTCCtccacctcttttttttttggattataAGTTTATAACACAGATGCATTCTTCATTGTGATATAAAAGGCCTAACGACAACATATGGTGCCAACTTCCCTCTGTTACCTCGTTCCTATGCTACTCGAACTCGTCAAAAATGCCACTGGGTGCgtgtcggatcctccaaaactagtgcatttttggaggatctgacACGGGTGTGGCAAAGtttggagagtccgagcaacatagcctCGCTCTACAAGCAAATACTTAACTTGCAGTAGTTGAATTCCTGACAACTACATG
Proteins encoded in this window:
- the LOC107023641 gene encoding uncharacterized protein LOC107023641, yielding MKTMHSSRIVVQALPAPGTPDYWDTKKSKGGTKLRKLNSKTAFSRGHCNNDVDDVIIPQQSKRIRNKQNRRMNAVCFGINNIDHVVGAPSRTMNPEKNSHMWSSDNIKSSTQVRSCIADLSAWKVKKKRSILNRKFNSLENDVIACELDNAASVPGKNHLDKVRSSVMGVNTFYEGDLVMHSSETGTYLPKNACDGVEEISRKNPSKSSGTDHDIDTCGDRCSDISKDHIFVTSESKSISEVENYNEPVPNVDNSMTTESCDFFNNAATEMRGLQIYPRLEVLITYSRKRRKNSSASASSLPSIMTDATSSFPITENKTTTTSPDHCQVSISYSNNFPKEVIAGGGTLLMGVQPMLLEKSAGDNSCSETWSKTEMIQIDNQIENINSSMASIENESPIDSKADNHEQEKRNDKDAVVNVSYDCELSKETSHNAVPCDHRVSSDTYSIVSTNEPLNGERQSATEDSPSQSRDRGFVGERSRITNVGMILPFGRALNARSSKKLLVLDVNGLLADIVPLRYIPYSLEANIIVSGKAVFKRPFHDDFLQFCFERFHVGVWSSRIKRNMELVLDFLLGDAKHKLLFCWDQSHCTDTGFPVVGTRRSKPIILKKLKKLWDKYEPDLPWERGEYDESNTLLLDDSPHKALCNPPNTAIFPNSYHYLDEKDDSLGPGGDLRVYLEGLSMAENVQKYVENNPYGQRPITDKNASWRYYRKVIAAATYSQESGANKYSTYKCQY